Proteins from a genomic interval of Danio rerio strain Tuebingen ecotype United States chromosome 4, GRCz12tu, whole genome shotgun sequence:
- the LOC137490888 gene encoding uncharacterized protein: MAFIKEESEDVKIEETFTVKQEDLQEQTDLIEEYEGSKEEEHHVKIEEKTNLQTDDILKRRDKNCFTCTQCGKSFGRKHNLKIHMRIHSGEKPFTCTQCGKSFSQSSNLNIHMRIHTRKKPFKCTQCGKSFNRSSDLHQHIRIHTGEKPFTCTQCEKSFNCSSNLHTHMRIHTGEKPFKCTQCGKSCNCSSDLYKHMRIHTGEKPFTCTQCGKSFNFSSNLHRHMRTHTGEKPFMSNHLF; this comes from the exons atggcctttattaaagaggagagtgaagatgtgaagattgaagaaacattcacagtcaaacaggaagatctgcaggaacaaacag acctaattgaagagtatgaggggagtaaagaggaggaacatcatgtcaaaattgaggaaaaaactaatttacagactgatgatattttgaaaaggagagacaagaattgttttacctgcactcagtgtggaaagagttttggaagaaaacacAATCTTAAGATTCATATGAGAATCCAcagtggagagaaaccattcacatgcactcagtgtgggaagagtttcagccaatcatcaaaccttaatatacacatgaggatccacactagaaagaaaccattcaaatgcactcaatgtgggaaaagttttaaccGCTCATCAGACCTTCATCAACATAtaaggattcacactggagagaaaccattcacatgcactcagtgtgagaagagttttaATTGCTCATCAAACCTTCATAcacacatgagaatccacactggagagaaaccattcaaatgcactcaatgtgggaaaaGTTGTAACTGCTCATCAgacctttataaacacatgagaatccacactggagagaaaccattcacatgcactcagtgtgggaagagttttaacttttCATCAAACCTTCATCGAcacatgaggacccacactggagagaaaccattcatgtctaatcatcttttttaa